A region from the Aegilops tauschii subsp. strangulata cultivar AL8/78 chromosome 5, Aet v6.0, whole genome shotgun sequence genome encodes:
- the LOC120964819 gene encoding uncharacterized protein, translating to MCTKQLTISFLTVRSIGLLLPYLLLLATITFLQRPGKPNPSEPIFLGPERLLLAAHIVGGFLVGAALPALYILDGLRSGDTTGIAAAAPHTFLLSAQVFTEGLTAAFQWRFSLPVRAAVPATYNTRRMFVQVTTYVYVYEKSISIR from the exons ATGTGCACAAAACAACTCACA ATTTCTTTTCTTACGGTTCGATCGATCGGCCTGCTCCTCCCCTACCTACTCCTCCTGGCCACGATCACCTTCCTGCAGCGCCCCGGGAAGCCCAACCCGTCTGAGCCCATCTTCCTCGGCCCCGagcgcctcctcctcgccgcgcACATCGTGGGCGGGTTCCTCGTTGGCGCCGCGCTCCCGGCGCTCTACATCCTCGACGGCCTCCGGTCCGGGGACACCACGGGGATCGCCGCCGCGGCCCCGCACACGTTCCTGCTCTCCGCGCAGGTCTTCACCGAGGGGCTCACCGCCGCGTTCCAGTGGCGGTTCTCGCTCCCCGTCAGGGCCGCCGTACCGGCCACGTACAACACGCGCAGGATGTTCGTTCAGGTGACTACATATGTGTACGTGTACGAGAAATCTATAAGTATACGTTAA
- the LOC109786282 gene encoding 7-deoxyloganetin glucosyltransferase-like has translation MATVAAAGSSVEKRHAVFFPFPAQGHVKPALQLAKLLHRCHGFQVTFVHTEHNRRRLLRSRGPGALDGVPGFRFAAVPDGLPPSEADASQDMAALLSTTEALVPPFRSLVSGLLPPASCVISDVEHILYASKDMGLPCVTFWTSSAFAFMACQQCQRLVDMGIVPLKGAEQLRNGHLDDTVLDWVPGMPKDIRLRDFPSLIRTTDPDDAMLKMLLRSMACHRTTPSAVIFHTFDEIDREAMAAMSTILPPIYAVGPLPLLLDQVAGNGSDSAVDTLESNLSRENHACLEWLNGKRPNSVLYVSFGSVATLKSDQLVEFAWGLANSKKDFLWVIRNDQVINGDDDPAAAAVLPPEFLEETKARSHVTSWCPQEAVLRHEATGAFLTHCGWNSVLESIGAGVPMLCWPFGADQYTNARYVCSEWRVGIEIGGDVKRDDVEAAIREVIDGGDKGEEMKRMAMQWKEKATAAALTGGPSWVNLEKVVDEVLVVHPSKISDTEL, from the exons ATGGCGACCGTGGCAGCTGCAGGATCGTCGGTGGAGAAGCGTCACGCCGTGTTCTTCCCTTTCCCGGCGCAGGGCCACGTGAAGCCGGCGCTCCAGCTGGCCAAGCTCCTCCACCGTTGCCATGGCTTCCAGGTCACCTTCGTCCACACGGAGCAcaaccgccgccgcctcctccgctcGCGCGGCCCCGGCGCGCTGGACGGGGTCCCCGGGTTCCGCTTCGCCGCCGTCCCGGACGGCCTGCCCCCGTCCGAGGCGGACGCGTCGCAGGACATGGCTGCCCTGCTGTCCACCACGGAGGCCCTGGTCCCGCCCTTCCGGAGCCTCGTCTCCGGCCTCCTCCCGCCGGCGTCCTGCGTCATCTCCGACGTCGAGCACATCCTGTACGCGTCCAAGGACATGGGTCTTCCCTGCGTCACCTTCTGGACGTCCAGCGCGTTCGCCTTCATGGCCTGCCAGCAGTGCCAGCGGCTTGTCGACATGGGCATTGTCCCCCTCAAAG GGGCTGAGCAGCTAAGGAATGGACACCTGGACGACACGGTCCTGGACTGGGTGCCGGGGATGCCCAAAGACATCCGCCTCAGAGACTTCCCGAGCTTAATCCGCACCACGGACCCCGACGACGCCATGCTCAAAATGCTCTTGCGCTCAATGGCGTGCCACAGGACCACTCCGTCCGCCGTCATCTTCCACACCTTCGACGAGATCGATCGCGAGGCCATGGCGGCCATGTCCACCATCCTGCCGCCGATCTACGCCGTCGGGCCATTGCCGCTCCTCCTCGATCAAGTCGCTGGCAATGGCAGTGATAGTGCGGTTGACACGCTGGAATCAAACCTGTCCAGGGAGAACCACGCCTGCCTAGAGTGGCTGAATGGCAAGCGGCCAAACTCGGTGCTCTACGTGAGCTTCGGGAGCGTCGCAACGCTGAAGAGCGACCAGCTGGTGGAGTTCGCGTGGGGTCTGGCCAACAGCAAGAAGGACTTCCTGTGGGTGATCAGAAACGATCAAGTGATCAACGGCGACGACGACCCCGCTGCTGCGGCCGTGCTGCCACCGGAGTTCCTGGAGGAGACGAAGGCGAGGAGCCACGTGACGAGCTGGTGCCCGCAGGAAGCGGTGCTCCGGCACGAGGCGACGGGCGCGTTCCTGACGCACTGCGGGTGGAACTCCGTCCTGGAGAGCATCGGCGCCGGGGTGCCGATGCTGTGCTGGCCCTTCGGCGCCGACCAGTACACGAACGCGAGGTACGTTTGCTCCGAGTGGCGCGTCGGCATAGAGATCGGCGGCGATGTCAAGAGGGACGACGTGGAGGCGGCCATCCGGGAGGTGATAGATGGAGGAGACAAGGGAGAAGAGATGAAGAGAATGGCCATGCAATGGAAGGAGAAGGCTACCGCGGCTGCACTGACGGGTGGGCCCTCTTGGGTGAATCTGGAGAAGGTGGTCGATGAGGTGCTTGTTGTGCATCCTAGCAAGATTAGTGATACGGAATTATGA